A stretch of DNA from Clostridia bacterium:
GGTGTCATAACCGGGCAAATGGATCAGTTTTGCAGTGTCATAATTTTTAATCCGGCTCGCAAGTGGATCACTTTTGTAATGTCATAAGGATTAAAAGTGGATCACTTTTATTTTGCCAAATACAGTACTCGACATTTTTATTGACTTTATTCAACACATTTCCAAAAAAACCTTCTACCCTTGGTACACAAGGGAACACCGCAAAAAACAACTGTCGTCGTTTTCCAGCGTTTCTTGCGCTATCGGGGATCGACGACAGTCAGAAGCAAACAAAAAAGGCCTTACGGCCTTTCCCAAAGACACTGGTGCGGGTGAGAGGACTTGAACCTCCACGAGTCGCCCCACTAGATCCTAAGTCTAGCGCGTCTGCCAGTTCCGCCACACCCGCATATGCTCACACATAAAAAAATGGTGAGCCATCCGCGACTCGAACGCGGGACACCCTGATTAAAAGTCAGGTGCTCTACCAGCTGAGCTAATGGCTCATGTATGACACAAAAAATGGTGGGCCATCAGGGACTTGAACCCCGGACACCCTGATTAAGAGTCAGGTGCTCTACCAACTGAGCTAATGGCCCATGAAAATTGGCTGGGGCGGCTGGATTCGAACCAACGAATGGCGGATCCAAAGTCCGCAGCCTTACCGCTTGGCTACGCCCCAGCGTCAAAATTAAGAATGGGGTGGATGATGGGACTCGAACCCACGACCCCCAGAGCCACAATCTGGTGCTCTAGCCGACTGAGCTACATCCACCATGAATACGAATAGTGGCACGCCTGGCAGGATTCGAACCTGCGACCTACTGATTAGAAGTCAGTTGCTCTATCCAGCTGAGCTACAGGCGCTCGGATAAATGGAGCGGGTGATGGGAATCGAACCCACGTAGCTGGCTTGGAAGGCCAGTGCTCTACCATTGAGCTACACCCGCAAGTACTGGTGCCAGAGTAGCATACATATTATACCCAAAAATGCCGCTCAGGTCAAAGTATTTTTTTGCCTGCTGGCTCGCCGGGCTGTATGCCCACACATCCAAGGACGAAAGTAATTATAACACCAAAAGCGGGTTCGTGCAAGGGCATCGGCGCAAAATTTTACGGGCTTTTCAGCTCCCGGATCTCCCCTTTGATCTCATCCCCGTCAATGGTCAAGATGCCGAAGGTGGGGTTCCCCCCGTCTCGCGGGAAGGCCAAACTGCCCGGGTTGAAAAGCAGTACCCCTTGTTCCCGGCTTTGATAAGCTAAATGAGTGTGGCCGAAAACCACCGCATTCACCTTTAATTGGAGGGCCCTGTCCACCAGCAGGCTATATCCCTGCTTCACCCGGTAGTGATGCCCATGAGTCAAAAGGATTTTCACTTTTTCATACCGGAGCACCAGTTCCTCGGGCCCGTCGGCGCCCAGCCAGTCGCAATTACCCACCACCGCCTCCACCGGCACGGGGACCACCCGCGCCAGCTGCCGGGCATCCCGGTAGTGGTCTCCCCCATGCAGCAAAGCATCCACAGGGCCCATTTGTTTCAGGGCCTGTCTTGCGGCACCTAATTCTTTGTGGGTATCGCTGAGAATACCCAACCGTATCACTGCTTACCCTCCTCCAGCAATTGAACTAGCAGGGGTTTGAGGTTCCGGAAAGCTCTGGACCGGTGGCTCACCGCATTTTTCTCCGCCAGGGACAATTCGGCCATGGTCCTTTCATAATCAGGAGCCAGCAAGAACAAGGGATCGTAGCCAAAGCCGTTGCTGCCTCGCGGGGCCAAGGCGATGCGCCCTTCGCAGGCACCTTCCGCATAATACTCCCGGCCGGGGCCGAAAACAGCACAGATGACGGAACGGAAGCGGGCCGTTCTCTCCTCCTCCGGTACGCCGGCCAGTTCCCGCAACAGTTTCGCGTTGTTATCCGCATCCGTGGCATCTTCCCCGGCAAACCTGGCGGAATACACGCCGGGAGCGCCTCCCAGAGCATCCACCTCCAACCCGGAATCATCGGCAATGGACGGGAGGCCCGTCAAGGCAAAAACCGCTTGGGCCTTCAGCCGGGCATTTTCGTGAAAAGTGCTGCCAGTTTCTTCGATAGCACCCAGGGCGGGGTAATCATGTAAGAATTTGATCTCAATCTCAAAGGACAGATCCGCCAGCAGGTCCTTTAATTCCTTGACTTTCCCCAGGTTGTGGGTGGCTAAAATGATGGTTCTCTTCACGGCCTGATCACCGAGGATGCCACGTCCCCCAGGGCGTCTTTTTGCATGACGATTAATTCCTGTATGCCTTTGTGGGCCAGGTCCAGCAGCTCATTGAGCTCGCTCCTGGAAAACGGCAAACCTTCCGCCGTGCCCTGGACTTCAATCAGTTTGCCCTGCCCGGTCATGACCACGTTCATATCCACCTGGGCTTGGGAATCCTCGTGAAAGCAGAGGTCCAGGCACATGCGGTCATTTACTTTGCCCACACTGACAGCCGCCAGGAAATCGGTAATGGGGCTTTTCTCAATCAATTGATTAGCCAGCAGGTACCGGCAAGCGTCCACCAGCGCCACAAAACCGCCGGTGATGGCGGCGGTCCGGGTGCCGCCGTCGGCTTGAATCACATCGCAGTCGATCCAGATGGTCCTCTCCCCGAGGGCATCCTGGTCCACCACGGAGCGCAGGGAGCGGCCGATCAGGCGCTGGATCTCCATGGTGCGGCCCCCGATCCGGCCTTTGGAGGACTCGCGCACCGTTCTCTGTTCGGTAGCCCGGGGCAGCATAGCGTATTCCGCCGTCACCCAGCCTTTACCGGTACCCTTCAGGAAGGGCGGCACTTTATCCTCGACGGTAGCTGTGCAGATCACCTTGGTATCGCCCACACAAATCAATACGGAACCCTCGGCCGGCTTGATGAAATTCCTTTCAATGGTCACCGGGCGCAGCTGGTCCCAACAACGCCCATCCACTCTCGTTTCCAAAGAAATACCTCCTAGCCTTTTCTATTCATTTGCCTGTCCGGCAATGCCTGGCCACCCCAAATCCGCCTTGGGTGGCTTTGGTCTCCATGATAGTAATAAAGGCCTTCTCATCCCAGCAGTCAATCTTGTTGATCAGTTCGGGCACCCGTTTCCTGGGCAATATGATATGAAGGATGGGGTGAATACCCTCCCTGCCCACTCCTTCAATGACGGTGACGCCGAAATTCATGCTGCGCAGCTCTTCTGCCAATTCCAGCGGTTCGCATAAAGTGATCACCTGCACCGTGGCGTAACCGATGGCCATCCGCTCTTCAATTTTACTGCCTACGATATTGCCGGTGGCAAAGCCCAGGGCATAAAAAACAACACTCCAAGGATCATTTAAGTTGCCCACCACATATCCCAGGGCGGCAATGTAAACCGTCACTTCCACAAAACCGATGCCGGCGGCCGCCAGCGGCTTATTGCGGACCAGCAGCAGCATACGCAGGGTCATGCAGCTGACATCTATCACCCGGGCACAAAAAATCAGCAAATAGCCCAGCAAGACTTCCCCCACCAAAACCGGACCCCTTCCGCATCTTATTATTCAACTCTACTGCAATCCTATCCCATTTTAGCAATCACCGTGAGCTTGCGCAACAGCCAAGGCCAAAATGTGCCCAGCAAAAAATCGTCCCCTTGGCGAGGACGATTTTTGCAGTTCTTTATAGTTCGGCAAAGTACCGGATGATGCCGTTGGCAATGCCCTGGGCCGCTTTGGCCCGGAATTCCTCCGTCGCCAACAGCTGTTCTTCATGCTTGTTGGAGATAAAGGCAGTTTCGACTAAAATGGAAGGAACCCTTGTCTCCCTTAATACCGCAAAGTTGGCCTCCAAGATCCCGATATCCCGGCGGCCCAACTGGGCTACCAATTCCTGCTGTACCAGGGTGGCCAGTCTTTGCCTGGCGGCCCGCTGGGCTCCCAGCACGCTGTCCCAGGGAGCATAATAATAAGTGGAGGTGCCGTCAATGGCAGGATTGGTATGGGAGTTGCAGTGGATGGAGACGAAGATATCCGCATTGGCGTCGTTGGCAATTTGCGCCCGGCCGGCTAGATCCAGGTTAGTGGTGGACCCTGACCGGGTCATAATGACCGTGGCTCCTTCCTTTTGCAAGATCTCATAAAGCTTCCAGGCGATATCGGTCACCACGTCCCTTTCCTGGAGCCCGGTGGAACCTACGGCACCCGGATCCGACCAGCCGCCCGGCTGGATGCTGCCGTGACCGGGGTCAATGACGATGACTTTGCCTTCGATGGAAGGCGGCTTCAGCACCAGGGTCAGCTCGGTGCCGTCATCATTTTGTTGAATGGTGGGGCTGGCCACGGATTTCAGGTCAATGACCACCCGGGCTTGGGTTTCGGTAAACTGCCCGACCCGCACCGCTTGGGCCAGCTGATTGCCGGTGATGTCCCAGACATCGCTGTCCCATCCCAACTGCAAAGTGGTGTTATAAAAATCCAGCACTACCCGCTGGGGATTGCCCAAGCTCATGATGGTGTAATTGAGGGGATATTCCCCTTTCATGGTCACTTCCAGCCGGTCACCCAGGTCATTGATGAATAAATCCGTTAAGAAGTTTTCCCCGGTGTAAACCGGCGGGCTGGGCCTGGGCCGGTCACCCGGTTCAGGGCTGCGGGAAGAACCGCCGGCATCAGCGCGCACCGATACCAGCCAGTTGGCTACCCAACCGCGGGAGCCGTCGGCGGTTTGCACCTGGTACCAGTCTCCGTTCTCTCCCAAAATAGTCAGGGCATCCCCTTGCTTGACCTGGGTTACCACGGTGTAATCGGTACCGGGGCCGCTCCTGACATTGACCACGGAGCCGTTAATGATGGCAATGCGGCCGGCCAGATCCGTTCCCGGGGTACCGGGGGGAACAGCATCTCCCGGCTCGGGTTTCGGCTTGGCAATGGCCACCGTCCGGGTGGCACCTTCCCAGCTGACCTCCACCCCTAGGCTTTCTCCCACAAAACGCAGGGGCACCATGGTCCGGCCGTCCTTCACCATGGGCACGGTATCCAGGGCCACTTCAACCCCGTTCACTTTAGCCACCTGGTGGCCGATCCAGAGGAGAATCACCTGGTTGTCCCCGGTGATGCTCACCAGCTGTTCCTGGGCATCCCAGTGGACCTGGGAACCCAGTTCCGTAGCCACGAAGCGGATGGGAACCATCGTCCGGTTTTGCGCGTCTATGTACGGCGGTATATCGAACTCAACCGGCCTGCCGTCTATGGTCACCTTAACTTCCTGCTCTGACGTGGGGGTAGTTTGACTAGGCTGTACCTGCTGCACTTCCACCAGGTAACCGGCAATCCAGCCGGTCTTACCGGTATTAGTGCGGACTTGGTACCAATCCCCTTGACTGCCCAA
This window harbors:
- a CDS encoding metallophosphoesterase, with amino-acid sequence MRLGILSDTHKELGAARQALKQMGPVDALLHGGDHYRDARQLARVVPVPVEAVVGNCDWLGADGPEELVLRYEKVKILLTHGHHYRVKQGYSLLVDRALQLKVNAVVFGHTHLAYQSREQGVLLFNPGSLAFPRDGGNPTFGILTIDGDEIKGEIRELKSP
- a CDS encoding XTP/dITP diphosphatase, which translates into the protein MKRTIILATHNLGKVKELKDLLADLSFEIEIKFLHDYPALGAIEETGSTFHENARLKAQAVFALTGLPSIADDSGLEVDALGGAPGVYSARFAGEDATDADNNAKLLRELAGVPEEERTARFRSVICAVFGPGREYYAEGACEGRIALAPRGSNGFGYDPLFLLAPDYERTMAELSLAEKNAVSHRSRAFRNLKPLLVQLLEEGKQ
- the rph gene encoding ribonuclease PH; protein product: METRVDGRCWDQLRPVTIERNFIKPAEGSVLICVGDTKVICTATVEDKVPPFLKGTGKGWVTAEYAMLPRATEQRTVRESSKGRIGGRTMEIQRLIGRSLRSVVDQDALGERTIWIDCDVIQADGGTRTAAITGGFVALVDACRYLLANQLIEKSPITDFLAAVSVGKVNDRMCLDLCFHEDSQAQVDMNVVMTGQGKLIEVQGTAEGLPFSRSELNELLDLAHKGIQELIVMQKDALGDVASSVIRP
- a CDS encoding DUF2179 domain-containing protein; amino-acid sequence: MGEVLLGYLLIFCARVIDVSCMTLRMLLLVRNKPLAAAGIGFVEVTVYIAALGYVVGNLNDPWSVVFYALGFATGNIVGSKIEERMAIGYATVQVITLCEPLELAEELRSMNFGVTVIEGVGREGIHPILHIILPRKRVPELINKIDCWDEKAFITIMETKATQGGFGVARHCRTGK
- a CDS encoding SH3 domain-containing protein yields the protein MSLLMALFTGTAWGADNAKGIVTGSLVNIRSIPSTSGQIITQVPKGTELTVLGSQGDWYQVRTNTGKTGWIAGYLVEVQQVQPSQTTPTSEQEVKVTIDGRPVEFDIPPYIDAQNRTMVPIRFVATELGSQVHWDAQEQLVSITGDNQVILLWIGHQVAKVNGVEVALDTVPMVKDGRTMVPLRFVGESLGVEVSWEGATRTVAIAKPKPEPGDAVPPGTPGTDLAGRIAIINGSVVNVRSGPGTDYTVVTQVKQGDALTILGENGDWYQVQTADGSRGWVANWLVSVRADAGGSSRSPEPGDRPRPSPPVYTGENFLTDLFINDLGDRLEVTMKGEYPLNYTIMSLGNPQRVVLDFYNTTLQLGWDSDVWDITGNQLAQAVRVGQFTETQARVVIDLKSVASPTIQQNDDGTELTLVLKPPSIEGKVIVIDPGHGSIQPGGWSDPGAVGSTGLQERDVVTDIAWKLYEILQKEGATVIMTRSGSTTNLDLAGRAQIANDANADIFVSIHCNSHTNPAIDGTSTYYYAPWDSVLGAQRAARQRLATLVQQELVAQLGRRDIGILEANFAVLRETRVPSILVETAFISNKHEEQLLATEEFRAKAAQGIANGIIRYFAEL